Part of the Ornithinimicrobium flavum genome, CACCCCCCTGCTGACGATCATGATCGTCCTCGCGCTCGGCACCCTCGTCGGTCTGGTCCCGTTCGGCCCGGTGCGCTTCGGCCCGGCGGGAGCCCTCTTCGTGGGGCTGGCGGTGGGAGGGCTGGACCCTCGGCTGGGTGAGGGCCTGGCCCTGCTCCAGACGCTCGGTCTGGCCCTGTTCGTCTACACGGTCGGCGTGGCCGCGGGCGCCGGTTTCTTCCGTGACCTGCGGCGGCAGTTGCCCCTCATGGGAGGCGGTGTGCTCGTCCTGGCCGTCGTCGCGGGCGTCGCCGTGGCCGGGGCCCGGGTGCTCGACCTGTCACCCGCCCTGACGGCGGGGGCCTACGCGGGGTCGCTCACCTCCACACCCGCCCTGGCCGCGGCGGCCGCGCAGGCCGGCGGCCAGGAACCGGCCGTGGGCTACGCCATCTCCTACCCGGTCGGCGTGGTCGGGACGATCCTCGTGGTCTCCTGGGTCCTCGCCCGCCGGTGGCCCGCCCCCCGCGACCGGGACGCCGCCGCCGGCGAGGGGCTGGTCGACATCAGCGTTGAGGTGACGCGTCCCGGCCCCGTCGAGGCCGTGCCCGGGTCCCGGGACGGGACGGTGCGCTTCTCCTACCTGCGCCGGGACGGCCGCACCCGGGTGGTCGGTGACGAGCACCTGCTCGTCGGTGACCGGGTCGTGGTCGTCGGCCCGGAGGACGCCGTGCGTCGCGCCGCGGACCACCTCGGCCACCGGGTCGACGAGCACCTGGCCCACGACCGTCGCGAGGTGGACTACCGGCGCTTCCTGGTCTCCCGGCCCGCCGTCGCCGGGCGCACGGTCGGTGAGCTCGACTTCCCGGCCCGGTTCGAGGGGGTGGTCACCCGGGTGCGGCGCGGGGACCTCGACCTGCTGGCCACCGACGACCTGGTGCTGGAGCTGGGCGACCGCGTGCGCGTCGTGGTGCCACGGGGTCGGCTGCGTGACGTCAGCACCTTCCTGGGAGACTCCGAGCGTCGCGTGAGCGAGGTCGACGCCTTCTCCCTGGGGGTGGGCCTCGCGCTCGGCCTGGCGGTCGGCCTGGTCAGCATCCCCCTGCCCGGCGGCGTCACCCTCGCGCTCGGGTCCGCGGCCGGCCCGCTCGTGGTCGGGATGGTGCTCGGTCGCCTGGAGCGCACCGGGCCCCTCGTCTGGGGGTTGCCCGGGCCGGCGAACCTCACGATCCGCCAGCTCGGGCTGCTGCTCTTCCTCGGGGCCACGGGCCTGTCGGCCGGACAGGCCTTCACCTCCGAGGCGTTCACGCTGCTCGGGCTGCGCACGGCGATCCTGGCCGCGGCGGTCGTCGGGACGGGCGCGCTCCTCATGGTCCTCGTGGCCCGCGTCGTGGGCGTCAGCCCGGCCCGGGCCGCCGGAGGTCTGGCCGGTCTCGTCGGGCAGCCGGCCATCCTGGCCTACGCCAACGGCCGCAGCGCCGATGAACGGATCGACTCCGGGTATGCGGCGCTCTTCGCCCTGGGGATCATCGTCAAGATCGTCCTGGTACAGGTGGTGGGCGCCTCCTGACCTGCTACCGCCAGGCGAAGAGGTCGGGCCGGGGAGCGCGGCAGGATCGTCGCGCACCGTCGTCGCACTACTGTGAGGGACCATGGCGACCCTCTTCACCAAGATCATCGACGGCCAGATCCCCGGGCAGCTGGTGTGGAAGGACGACGTCTGCGCCGCCTTCCTCGACATCGAGCCGCTGACCCCGGGGCACGTCCTGGTCGTGACCCGGGAGGAGATCGACCACTGGGTGGATCTCCCGGAGGAGACCCTGGCGCACGTCATGGACGTCGCGGCCACCGTGGGCCGCGCCCAGCAGGCCGCCTTCGGCTCGGCCCGGGTCGGCCTCATCGTGCAGGGCTTCGAGATCCCGCACGCCCACGTGCACGTCTTCCCCGCGAACGACCCGGGGGACTTCGAGCTGTCCCGTCGCCGGGCCCGCTCCCCGCAGGAGGTCGCGGAGGACGCGGACCGCATCCGCCGGGCGCTCCGGGACCAGGGCGCCGGGGCGCACGTGCCCGACGCCGCCACCTGACACCTGTCCCTGTCGCCTGCCCCTGTCACCGGCCCGCCGGGGGTCCGCGGCCGGGACACGCCGCGACCGCAGCCGTCAGCGGCGCCTGCCCGGTGCCACAGTGGTGCGATGGACCGCGACCAGGACGTCCGCGGCGGCGCCGCGCACGACCCACGCCGCGACCCGACCGGTGACGCCTACCACCACGAGATCGACGACCCGCCGGCGTGGGACGACGACACCTACGCGGTGACGGGACCCGTGGAGGCCCACGGGCGGTCGCTCGACCTGGGGCTGCTGCTGCTCCGGCTGGCCGGTCTGCCGCTCGTGCTGCACGGCATCGCCAAGGCCGTGGACATGCCCGCCTTCACCCAGGTGGTGTCCGACAACCTCGTCGGCGGGCAGGCCCCCGACTTCTTCGCCTGGCTGGTCATGCTCTCCCAGGTCGCCCTCCCCCTGCTGGTCGCCATCGGCTTGTTCACGCGTCCGGCCGCCTTCCTGCTGGCGGGCATGATGTCGGCGATCTGGGCCCTCGTGGTCTACCTGGACCGCGACTACACGCTGGTCGGCGCCCAGGGCGAGCTCACCGGGGAGAACGCCCTGCTCTACGTCGGGCTGGCGCTGCCCCTGGTCTTCACCGGCGCCGGCCGGTGGTCGGTGGACGGCCTGCGCACCGGCGGCCGTCCCTGAGCGTCGGAGCCGCGGCCCTAGGCTGACGCCCGTGCAGTGCGACTACTTCGACGCCGGACGGTGCCGCTCGTGCACCCTCATGGGAGTCCCGTACGCCGCACAGCTCGCGTCCGGGCAGCGGCGGGTCGCCGAGACCCTCGAGCGCCACGTGCCGGCCGAGGTCTGGCTGCCGCCGGTCAGCGGCCCCGAGTCGCACTTCCGCAACAAGGCCAAGCTGGTGGTGGGCGGCCGCAAGGGGGCCCCGACCCTCGGCATCCTCGACGACGGGGGCCGTGGGGTCGACCTGCGGCACTGCGGCCTGCACGAGGAGCCGTTGCACCGGGCGATCCTCGCCCTGGCCGACCTGCTTCCCGGATCCGGTCTGACGCCCTACGACGTGCCCTCGCGCCAGGGCGAGCTCAAGC contains:
- a CDS encoding HIT family protein, with translation MATLFTKIIDGQIPGQLVWKDDVCAAFLDIEPLTPGHVLVVTREEIDHWVDLPEETLAHVMDVAATVGRAQQAAFGSARVGLIVQGFEIPHAHVHVFPANDPGDFELSRRRARSPQEVAEDADRIRRALRDQGAGAHVPDAAT
- a CDS encoding TrkA C-terminal domain-containing protein, whose product is MSVMLDVLADTPLLTIMIVLALGTLVGLVPFGPVRFGPAGALFVGLAVGGLDPRLGEGLALLQTLGLALFVYTVGVAAGAGFFRDLRRQLPLMGGGVLVLAVVAGVAVAGARVLDLSPALTAGAYAGSLTSTPALAAAAAQAGGQEPAVGYAISYPVGVVGTILVVSWVLARRWPAPRDRDAAAGEGLVDISVEVTRPGPVEAVPGSRDGTVRFSYLRRDGRTRVVGDEHLLVGDRVVVVGPEDAVRRAADHLGHRVDEHLAHDRREVDYRRFLVSRPAVAGRTVGELDFPARFEGVVTRVRRGDLDLLATDDLVLELGDRVRVVVPRGRLRDVSTFLGDSERRVSEVDAFSLGVGLALGLAVGLVSIPLPGGVTLALGSAAGPLVVGMVLGRLERTGPLVWGLPGPANLTIRQLGLLLFLGATGLSAGQAFTSEAFTLLGLRTAILAAAVVGTGALLMVLVARVVGVSPARAAGGLAGLVGQPAILAYANGRSADERIDSGYAALFALGIIVKIVLVQVVGAS
- a CDS encoding DoxX family protein is translated as MDRDQDVRGGAAHDPRRDPTGDAYHHEIDDPPAWDDDTYAVTGPVEAHGRSLDLGLLLLRLAGLPLVLHGIAKAVDMPAFTQVVSDNLVGGQAPDFFAWLVMLSQVALPLLVAIGLFTRPAAFLLAGMMSAIWALVVYLDRDYTLVGAQGELTGENALLYVGLALPLVFTGAGRWSVDGLRTGGRP